The sequence CAAAAATGCAAACATAGCTTTTCTTGATTATTCCAATGACAATATCACATCTCAATTAAAAAATGACATCTTAGCATCCGGATATTTTATAGAAGATAATAGTTTTTCCTTGGCACATACAGACGGCGACTATCCTTCAACTTATGATCCTCTTGATATTGGTGTTGAATATGGCGATATAGATGCTCTATTCAAAAAAGGAAATACAAGAATAATAATGGTTTTCGAAGAAAATTTTGCCACAAAATTCGAGCGCGAAGGTTCGGCAAATATTCAACTTATCGTTGATGCTTCTGACCCTAATACCGCTACAATTCTTGTAGGTTACATACAAGCTATTGTTGCCGATTATCAGGAAACATTATTCTATCAAGGCAGAGAATCCATGCAAATAAACATTGAACCGCGTATGATGTTTAACGAAGAATTGAAAAGCTCGTATATGTACGTTCCCGGTACAATCGCATTTATTTTAATGCTGATTTGTGCGATTATGACATCGGTTTCCATCACAAGAGAAAAAGAATTCGGCACAATGGAAGTTTTACTGGTCACACCGCTTAAATCCTCGCAAATAATTATCGGAAAATTAGTTCCTTACGTATTTTTATCAATTATTTGCTCGACAATAATATATACTTTGGGATACCTACTTTTTGATATTCCTTTTGAAGGAGGTGTTTTTAACGTTGCGTTATTTACCTTACTTTTCGTATTAATTGCCTTGCTGCTCGGATTATTAATATCATCATTCACAAAAACAATGGAAATAGCAATGACAATGTCATTAGTAATGTTGTTGCTTCCTACATTAATGCTTTCCGGATTTATTTTTCCAATAGAAAACATGCCTAAATTCCTGCAAATTATTGCATCCCTATTACCGCCGAGATATTTTCTAGATGCCATAAAAACACTTATGCTCAAAGGAGGCGGGCTCGCCGATGTATATAAAGAGCTATTGGTTTTAATTGGTTTTATAGTATTGTTGAATATTGCTAATTTAAGAAGTATTAAACAAAGATTAGAGTAAAATGAAAACAATATTATATATAGTTCAAAAGGAATTTATTCAAATCTTCAGAGATAAGGTTCTGCTGAATCTTATTCTAATTGCCCCTTTAGCGCAATTATTGATACTGATTTTCGCCGCTAATTTGGAAATGAAAAATATTGATTTCTGCGTTGTAGATAAAGATAACACACAAAATTCAATAGAACTTACAAATCTTTTGGCAGCATCTCCATTTTACACTTTAAAAGATTATGTTTTCACTGAAGATCAAGCTATTAATATGTTAATAAGTGGCAAGGTTGACATGGTACTGGTTATTCCTCATAATTTCTCTATAGACTTAGAAAGTGCCAGCAATCCAAAACTTCAACTCTTAATTGACGCAATTAACGGAACATCAGCGTATCTAATTAATAATTATACTTCATATATAGTTGCCGATTACAATGTCGATATCGTAATGCAAACTTATCCAGACTCAATTGACACCGGCACATTCGACATCACATATTCATATTGGTACAATCCGCTATTGGATTACAAAATATTTATGTTTCCGGGATTAATTGTTATTCTGGTAAGTTTAATAGGATTATTTATTGCCGCTTTGAATTTTGTAAAGGAAAAAGAACTTGGAAATATTGCACAAATTAATGTTACGGCAATTAAGAAATATCAATTTATTGCCGGAAAGCTTATTCCTTTCTGGATTATCGGAATTATTGAACTCGCTGTCGGATTGCTCTGCGGAGTAATTTTATTTAATGTACCCTTCTTGGGTAGC is a genomic window of Bacteroidales bacterium containing:
- a CDS encoding ABC transporter permease; its protein translation is MIRFFAFVKKEFLHIIRDVRTLIILIGLPVIMVVIFGYIISNEIKNANIAFLDYSNDNITSQLKNDILASGYFIEDNSFSLAHTDGDYPSTYDPLDIGVEYGDIDALFKKGNTRIIMVFEENFATKFEREGSANIQLIVDASDPNTATILVGYIQAIVADYQETLFYQGRESMQINIEPRMMFNEELKSSYMYVPGTIAFILMLICAIMTSVSITREKEFGTMEVLLVTPLKSSQIIIGKLVPYVFLSIICSTIIYTLGYLLFDIPFEGGVFNVALFTLLFVLIALLLGLLISSFTKTMEIAMTMSLVMLLLPTLMLSGFIFPIENMPKFLQIIASLLPPRYFLDAIKTLMLKGGGLADVYKELLVLIGFIVLLNIANLRSIKQRLE
- a CDS encoding ABC transporter permease → MKTILYIVQKEFIQIFRDKVLLNLILIAPLAQLLILIFAANLEMKNIDFCVVDKDNTQNSIELTNLLAASPFYTLKDYVFTEDQAINMLISGKVDMVLVIPHNFSIDLESASNPKLQLLIDAINGTSAYLINNYTSYIVADYNVDIVMQTYPDSIDTGTFDITYSYWYNPLLDYKIFMFPGLIVILVSLIGLFIAALNFVKEKELGNIAQINVTAIKKYQFIAGKLIPFWIIGIIELAVGLLCGVILFNVPFLGSVWTLFLYCSIYLICVLSLGLFLGTLSNSQQQVMFFTFFFFLTFIILSGLFTPLETMPKWVTYVNYANPFAYLMKVLRMILLKGSGFSDIYMDIVYLSIYSVIMFFIAVKSYRKTG